A genomic region of Papaver somniferum cultivar HN1 chromosome 7, ASM357369v1, whole genome shotgun sequence contains the following coding sequences:
- the LOC113295274 gene encoding uncharacterized protein LOC113295274, producing MSRNWPVKQLDVSNAFLNGTLNECVFMEQPEGFKFPGKENYTGSSAKLLTDLTSYLGFAFKMKDFGDLHYFLGIEVSRNSKNSTMLLTQTKYTLDLLKKADIVDCKHCSTPVAKGARCSLYDGELLHNPLIYRSLVGGLQYLTMTRPDIAYAVSYVSQFMHQPTVEHIQLVKRILRFLKGSPGSGIIIGSSDLSTLSAYSYSDWAGCPDTRRSIFGYCVFLVSSLISWTFKKQSTVSRSSAEAEYKALSNAAA from the exons ATGTCAAGAAATTGGCCAGTCAAGCAGCTTGATGTATCCAATGCTTTTTTGAATGGAACATTAAATGAGTGTGTTttcatggaacaacctgaagggtTCAAATTTCCTGGTAAAGAGAATTAT ACAGGGAGTTCAGCTAAGTTACTTACAGATCTTACTTCTTACCTTGGTTTTGCATTCAAGATGAAGGATTTCGGTGACTTGCACTATTTTTTGGGCATTGAGGTTTCTAGAAATTCAAAGAATTCCACCATGTTACTTACTCAGACCAAATACACCTTGGATTTACTTAAAAAGGCTGATATAGTTGATTGCAAGCATTGCTCTACTCCTGTTGCTAAAGGTGCAAGATGTTCTTTATATGATGGAGAGTTATTACATAATCCTCTGATTTATAGAAGTCTGGTGGGTGGACTTCAGTATTTGACTATGACAAGACCTGACATAGCTTATGCTGTTAGCTATGTATCTCAATTTATGCACCAACCTACTGTTGAGCATATACAATTAGTAAAGAGGATCTTAAGATTTCTTAAAGGCAGTCCAGGCTCTGGAATTATAATTGGCTCTTCTGATTTGTCTACATTATCAGCTTATTCATATTCTGACTGGGCAGGATGCCCTGACACAAGAAGAAGTATATTTGGTTATTGTGTTTTTTTGGTATCTTCATTGATATCATGGACATTTAAGAAGCAATCAACAGTCTCCAGAAGTTCAGCAGAGGCAGAATACAAAGCCTTGTCTAATGCAGCAGCATAA